From the Maioricimonas rarisocia genome, one window contains:
- a CDS encoding DNA-methyltransferase — protein sequence MDDAVQLDQIRQEDCIAGMRTLPDGCVDLAFADPPFNIGYEYDVYDDRRKAEEYLDWSQEWLSEVVRVLKADGTFWLAIGDEFAAELKVLMQRELGLHCRSWVIWYYTFGVNCKTKFSRSHAHLLYMVKDPETFTFNADDPKVRVPSARQLVYADKRANPKGRLPDDTWILRPQDIPESFQSEEDTWYFPRVNGTFKERKGWHGCQMPERLLERIILACSNEGETVLDPFTGSGTTLAVARKLDRRYLGFELSEQYAERALERLKSVQPGQPMDGAKDPLTSVPSTKQGRRRKDVPKDAAKLF from the coding sequence ATGGATGATGCCGTTCAGCTCGATCAGATCCGGCAGGAGGACTGCATCGCCGGCATGCGCACGCTGCCGGACGGCTGCGTTGACCTCGCCTTCGCCGATCCCCCGTTCAACATCGGTTACGAGTACGACGTCTACGACGACCGCCGCAAGGCCGAAGAATACCTCGACTGGTCCCAGGAGTGGCTCAGCGAGGTGGTCCGCGTGCTGAAGGCGGACGGCACCTTCTGGCTGGCGATCGGCGACGAGTTCGCGGCCGAGCTGAAAGTCCTCATGCAGCGCGAACTCGGTCTGCACTGCCGCAGCTGGGTGATCTGGTACTACACGTTCGGCGTGAACTGCAAAACGAAATTCAGCCGCTCGCACGCTCACCTGCTCTACATGGTCAAGGACCCGGAAACATTCACCTTCAACGCGGATGATCCGAAGGTCCGCGTCCCGTCCGCCCGGCAACTCGTCTATGCGGACAAGCGGGCCAACCCCAAGGGCCGCCTGCCCGACGACACCTGGATCCTCCGGCCGCAGGACATACCCGAGTCCTTCCAGTCGGAAGAAGACACGTGGTACTTCCCGCGGGTGAACGGCACGTTCAAGGAGCGTAAGGGGTGGCATGGCTGCCAGATGCCCGAGCGACTGCTCGAACGGATCATTCTGGCCTGCTCGAACGAAGGGGAGACCGTCCTCGACCCGTTTACCGGCAGCGGCACCACGCTCGCTGTGGCCCGCAAACTCGATCGCCGCTATCTCGGATTCGAGCTGTCTGAACAGTATGCCGAGCGGGCGCTCGAGCGGCTCAAAAGTGTTCAGCCGGGCCAGCCGATGGATGGCGCGAAGGATCCGCTGACGAGTGTTCCGTCGACGAAACAGGGCCGCCGCCGCAAGGACGTTCCGAAAGACGCGGCGAAGCTGTTCTGA
- a CDS encoding IS4 family transposase, which translates to MAMLQLEINDWAQENFGACQLGDVRRTRRAVKLAAQVAARPDGSTPEQTEAWPDCKAAYRLFDRDEVTFDALCEPHWELTRNRDGGTWLLLGDTTEIDFRIQREISGLGPTGDGKGRGFFLHSSLMIDADTGEIAGLAGAELFHRKPAPKGETRRQQMNRERESEVWGRVIDRVGTPPEGAHFIHVFDAGADNFEVFCHLQIQKCGWVIQAAHKHRRVFGPEGDRLPLQALIDRQPVSGMSELSLRSRKQASGTKQSSRTALLEVRHAPLTMPIPKTQTPFVQQCGIKRIPMWVIDIREVDAPADVKEPLHWVLLTSEPVQSFDDARTVIGWYEKRPVIEDYHKCLKTGCRVEERQYETSERLEAVTGMLSVVAIRLLQLKYVARSEPNVPAKRVVPPTWLEMLQAVQRGKRQIRTVRDFFRSLAMLGGFLGRKSDGEPGWITIWRGMNKLLMYLRGAAAIGRRYG; encoded by the coding sequence ATGGCCATGCTGCAGCTGGAGATCAACGATTGGGCCCAGGAGAATTTTGGAGCATGTCAGTTGGGTGACGTTCGAAGAACCAGGCGGGCAGTGAAACTCGCCGCGCAAGTAGCCGCTCGCCCCGATGGCAGCACTCCCGAACAGACGGAAGCCTGGCCCGACTGCAAGGCTGCGTACCGCCTGTTTGACCGGGACGAGGTGACGTTCGATGCGCTGTGCGAACCGCACTGGGAACTGACACGCAACCGTGATGGAGGCACCTGGCTGCTGCTCGGTGACACGACCGAGATTGACTTCCGGATCCAGCGCGAGATCTCCGGACTGGGACCAACCGGTGACGGCAAGGGCCGGGGTTTCTTCCTGCACTCGTCGCTGATGATTGATGCGGACACGGGGGAGATTGCCGGGCTGGCCGGTGCGGAACTGTTTCATCGCAAACCGGCCCCCAAGGGCGAAACCCGCCGTCAACAGATGAACCGCGAACGGGAATCGGAGGTCTGGGGCCGGGTGATTGACCGTGTCGGCACGCCGCCGGAGGGAGCCCACTTTATTCACGTGTTCGATGCTGGGGCAGATAATTTTGAAGTCTTCTGTCATCTGCAGATCCAGAAGTGCGGATGGGTGATCCAAGCCGCGCACAAACATCGTCGGGTGTTCGGTCCGGAAGGGGACCGCCTGCCGCTGCAGGCGCTGATCGACCGGCAGCCGGTCAGCGGAATGTCTGAACTGTCGCTCCGATCGCGCAAACAGGCATCGGGCACCAAACAGTCGTCCCGCACAGCCCTGCTCGAAGTCCGGCATGCGCCGTTGACCATGCCGATCCCGAAGACACAGACTCCCTTCGTGCAGCAGTGCGGGATCAAACGGATACCGATGTGGGTGATCGACATCCGGGAAGTGGATGCACCGGCCGACGTGAAAGAACCGCTGCACTGGGTGCTGCTGACCTCCGAACCGGTGCAGAGCTTCGACGATGCGCGGACCGTGATCGGCTGGTATGAGAAACGGCCGGTGATTGAGGACTATCACAAGTGCCTGAAAACGGGCTGTCGCGTGGAAGAACGGCAGTACGAGACCAGTGAGCGTCTGGAAGCCGTGACGGGCATGCTGAGCGTGGTCGCCATACGTTTGCTGCAGCTGAAGTATGTGGCGCGGTCCGAACCGAACGTCCCCGCGAAACGGGTTGTTCCGCCGACATGGCTGGAGATGCTGCAGGCCGTCCAGCGAGGCAAACGACAGATCAGGACGGTCCGCGACTTCTTTCGTTCGCTGGCCATGCTTGGCGGATTCCTCGGTCGCAAATCGGACGGTGAGCCGGGCTGGATCACCATCTGGCGCGGTATGAACAAGCTCCTGATGTACCTCCGCGGGGCCGCCGCCATCGGCCGTAGATATGGGTAA